A window of the Synechococcus sp. M16.1 genome harbors these coding sequences:
- a CDS encoding phosphoglucomutase/phosphomannomutase family protein, protein MASAPLPLSPAPIKFGTDGWRGITGVDITVERLLPVAAAAAQELAHRAPEGLNSRTVVIGYDRRFLAPELAEAIAAAVRGCELEPLLTDTAVPTPACSWAVVERKALGALVITASHNPPEWLGLKIKGPFGGSVEGNFTAAVERRLAAGGITAPIKAEVPRFDGRGEHLEGLRRKLDLKALVDGLKAINLKVIVDPMHGSAAGCVTELLGPEAAGVVEEIRSDRDPLFGGHPPEPLAPYLGGLIAAVKASTAAGTPAVGLVFDGDGDRIAAVDETGRFCSTQLLMPLLIDHLARARQLPGAVVKTVSGSDLMRLVAEAQGRKVLELAVGFKYIAAEMLAGDVLIGGEESGGVGFGMHLPERDALFAAMLVLEALVEGKQPLGARLDALQQQHGGSSHYDRLDLCLADMEARRRLETLLDQSTPSTVAGADVLEVISTDGIKLRMGPNHWLMLRFSGTEPLLRLYCEGPDAERVNEVLAWARQFAEAA, encoded by the coding sequence ATGGCATCGGCTCCCCTCCCTCTGAGTCCAGCTCCGATCAAGTTCGGCACCGATGGCTGGCGCGGGATCACCGGCGTCGACATCACGGTTGAGCGGTTGTTGCCCGTTGCTGCTGCCGCGGCTCAGGAGCTCGCCCATCGCGCCCCCGAAGGTCTCAACAGCCGAACGGTGGTGATCGGTTACGACCGGCGCTTTCTGGCTCCAGAACTGGCGGAAGCCATCGCAGCCGCTGTGCGGGGTTGTGAACTGGAACCCCTGCTCACCGACACCGCTGTGCCCACGCCGGCCTGCAGCTGGGCCGTGGTGGAGCGCAAAGCCCTGGGAGCGTTGGTGATCACCGCCAGTCACAACCCACCGGAATGGCTGGGGCTGAAGATCAAAGGCCCCTTTGGTGGATCGGTCGAGGGAAACTTCACGGCCGCAGTCGAACGACGTCTGGCGGCCGGCGGCATCACGGCACCGATCAAGGCGGAAGTCCCCCGGTTTGATGGGCGCGGCGAGCATCTGGAAGGGCTGCGCCGCAAGTTGGACCTGAAGGCCCTGGTTGATGGCCTCAAGGCCATCAACCTCAAGGTGATCGTCGATCCGATGCATGGATCAGCCGCCGGCTGTGTGACGGAGCTGCTCGGCCCTGAAGCCGCTGGCGTTGTGGAAGAGATCCGCAGCGACCGTGATCCCTTGTTTGGCGGTCATCCACCGGAACCCCTGGCGCCCTACCTCGGGGGGTTGATCGCGGCCGTTAAAGCCTCAACGGCCGCCGGAACTCCTGCGGTGGGATTGGTGTTCGACGGCGATGGTGACCGCATCGCTGCCGTGGATGAAACCGGCCGGTTCTGCAGCACCCAGCTGCTGATGCCCCTGTTGATCGATCACCTGGCCCGAGCCCGCCAGCTGCCGGGCGCCGTGGTCAAAACCGTGAGCGGCTCGGATCTGATGCGGCTGGTGGCGGAGGCCCAGGGACGCAAGGTTCTGGAGCTCGCGGTGGGCTTCAAGTACATCGCCGCAGAGATGCTGGCCGGGGATGTGCTGATCGGCGGAGAGGAATCCGGTGGCGTGGGCTTCGGCATGCACCTGCCCGAGCGGGACGCCCTGTTCGCGGCGATGCTGGTGCTGGAAGCCCTGGTGGAAGGAAAGCAACCCCTGGGTGCGCGTCTGGATGCACTCCAGCAACAACATGGAGGCAGCAGTCACTACGACCGACTCGACCTGTGCCTGGCCGACATGGAGGCACGCCGACGGCTCGAGACGCTGCTGGACCAGAGCACGCCCTCGACCGTCGCCGGCGCAGACGTGCTGGAAGTGATCAGCACCGACGGGATCAAACTGAGGATGGGGCCGAACCACTGGCTGATGCTGCGCTTCTCCGGCACGGAACCGCTGCTGCGGCTCTACTGCGAAGGGCCGGATGCCGAGCGGGTGAACGAGGTGCTCGCCTGGGCCCGACAGTTTGCGGAGGCCGCATGA
- a CDS encoding TM0106 family RecB-like putative nuclease: protein MGDTPAADNALTDRLLRSWLRCRRKAWLDRHGNPAERRWTAHRNLLLDDQQRCFVALLPRKPGHGIAACAAGAEAVVGLRLKGLGPSGEPLEAHPPLLRRVKGKSRWGDFAYQPVLARQGRRTTREHQLPLALMALLLEQHQQGDVPSMLVLGGGGRRLEQERLHLSSGLCRQLSEGLRKLRSDLERPVPPPLAADRRKCSLCSWRVACNAVAAEEGHLSEVSGIGAKRREMLLELGIRGLSDLAAADPLQLAEQLQRFGDQHGEVAASLVAQARAQRDGRVERLDASAALPELQDCPGVLLYDIESDPDARHDFLHGFLVLPRTKSGYWDLASVAYHPILALAEHGEARCWLRLQRLLNRYRGWPILHYGETESLALRRMAERQGAAEAEVLQLRQRLVDVHARVRHHWRLPLASYGLKAVAVWQGFQWSQAGVDGARALLWWRQWQGEGPDRRGTRHGLRWIFDYNRDDCLATWAVADWLLEQDQASGS from the coding sequence ATGGGTGACACCCCGGCTGCCGACAACGCTCTCACCGACCGGTTGCTGCGCAGTTGGCTGCGTTGCCGTCGCAAGGCCTGGCTCGATCGCCACGGGAATCCTGCCGAGCGGCGTTGGACGGCCCATCGCAATCTCCTGCTGGACGACCAGCAACGCTGTTTTGTGGCCTTGCTCCCCCGCAAGCCTGGCCATGGCATCGCTGCCTGTGCTGCCGGAGCCGAGGCCGTGGTGGGTCTGCGCCTGAAGGGGCTTGGCCCATCCGGTGAGCCGTTGGAGGCACACCCTCCACTGCTGCGGCGGGTCAAGGGGAAGAGCCGCTGGGGTGACTTCGCCTATCAACCGGTGCTGGCCCGTCAGGGCCGCCGCACCACCCGGGAACATCAGCTGCCGCTGGCGCTGATGGCCCTGTTGCTTGAGCAGCATCAGCAGGGGGACGTTCCGTCGATGCTGGTGCTCGGCGGTGGTGGCCGGCGCCTGGAACAGGAGCGGCTGCATCTCTCCAGTGGTCTGTGCCGACAGCTGTCGGAGGGGCTGCGCAAACTGCGCTCTGACCTCGAGCGCCCGGTTCCTCCTCCGCTGGCCGCTGACCGGCGCAAGTGCTCACTTTGCAGCTGGCGTGTCGCCTGCAATGCCGTGGCGGCGGAGGAAGGGCATCTGAGCGAGGTCAGCGGCATCGGCGCCAAGCGGCGCGAGATGTTGCTGGAGCTTGGGATTCGCGGCTTGTCCGATCTGGCCGCGGCTGATCCTTTGCAGCTCGCCGAGCAGCTGCAACGTTTTGGGGATCAGCATGGTGAGGTGGCCGCATCCCTGGTGGCTCAGGCCCGGGCGCAGCGGGATGGACGGGTGGAGCGTTTGGATGCCTCAGCGGCACTGCCGGAACTGCAGGACTGTCCTGGTGTGCTGCTCTACGACATCGAATCCGATCCCGACGCCCGTCACGACTTCCTGCACGGTTTTCTGGTGTTGCCCAGAACCAAAAGCGGATACTGGGATCTGGCATCTGTGGCATATCACCCGATCCTGGCCCTGGCGGAGCATGGTGAAGCCCGTTGCTGGCTGCGTTTGCAACGGTTGCTGAATCGCTATCGGGGTTGGCCGATCCTCCACTACGGGGAGACAGAAAGCCTGGCCTTAAGGCGTATGGCTGAGCGCCAGGGTGCTGCAGAGGCCGAGGTGCTGCAGCTTCGTCAGCGGTTGGTGGATGTGCATGCCCGGGTCAGACATCACTGGCGCCTACCCCTGGCCAGTTATGGCCTCAAGGCCGTGGCTGTTTGGCAGGGGTTCCAATGGAGTCAGGCCGGTGTGGATGGGGCCAGGGCCCTGCTCTGGTGGCGGCAGTGGCAGGGGGAGGGGCCCGATCGACGCGGCACCAGGCACGGGCTGCGCTGGATCTTCGATTACAACCGCGACGACTGCCTGGCCACCTGGGCCGTAGCCGACTGGTTGCTTGAACAGGATCAGGCGTCGGGATCCTGA
- a CDS encoding glycine cleavage T-protein, giving the protein MSKLFWNAQVPWLRLNGSGARQFLQGQTSADLNALQSGDLLQTCWLTATGRLRAVLELRFDAEGADVIVLAGEASAVHAGFDQVIFPADRVRLQPLGQLRRLQWLEPMAAAVWCDPDAALPEPWASGEAATATALEQWRLQTGFPPGPGELNGETNPLELGLVAQVSTEKGCYLGQETMAKLIGQAGVKQQLRCWSCPSPLAAAAKLTLDGERAGVITSALERDGTWLGLALVRRQCLASPTLEGPNGEQLQIRQPEAFQDPDA; this is encoded by the coding sequence ATGAGCAAGTTGTTTTGGAACGCCCAGGTTCCCTGGCTGCGCTTGAACGGCAGCGGAGCACGCCAGTTTCTTCAGGGGCAGACCAGTGCTGACCTCAACGCACTCCAATCCGGGGATCTGCTTCAGACCTGCTGGCTGACCGCAACGGGACGCTTGCGGGCCGTGCTGGAACTTCGTTTCGATGCGGAGGGGGCCGATGTGATCGTTCTGGCGGGAGAGGCCTCTGCGGTTCACGCTGGATTTGATCAGGTGATCTTTCCAGCCGATCGGGTTCGCCTCCAACCCCTGGGCCAGTTGCGCCGACTGCAGTGGCTCGAGCCCATGGCTGCAGCCGTGTGGTGCGATCCGGATGCGGCCCTGCCGGAGCCCTGGGCATCAGGGGAAGCAGCCACCGCGACGGCTCTGGAGCAATGGCGACTGCAAACCGGATTCCCCCCGGGACCCGGTGAACTCAATGGCGAGACCAACCCCCTGGAGCTTGGGCTTGTCGCGCAGGTCAGCACAGAGAAAGGCTGCTACCTCGGCCAGGAGACCATGGCCAAACTCATCGGCCAGGCAGGGGTGAAGCAACAGCTGCGCTGTTGGAGCTGCCCCAGTCCGCTGGCGGCCGCCGCCAAGCTCACGCTGGATGGCGAGCGAGCCGGGGTGATCACCAGTGCGCTCGAACGCGATGGCACTTGGCTTGGGCTGGCCCTGGTGCGCCGCCAGTGCCTGGCCAGTCCAACGCTGGAAGGTCCCAACGGAGAACAGCTCCAGATCCGTCAACCTGAGGCGTTTCAGGATCCCGACGCCTGA
- the pyrE gene encoding orotate phosphoribosyltransferase, whose protein sequence is MSESSSVPTEREQLLNRLATLAYRRGDFTLASGRKSEHYVNCKPVSLSGSGLALISRAMLTHVEADALAVAGLTLGADPLVSGVAMAAADRGRELDALIVRKEAKGHGTGAWLEGPLPAPGARITVLEDVVTTGGSSLKAVRQLRDAGYKVERVVTIVDREEGGDAAMTAENLELISLFKLSEIAAFTPA, encoded by the coding sequence ATGTCTGAATCGTCGAGTGTCCCGACTGAGCGGGAGCAACTGCTGAACCGTCTGGCCACGCTGGCCTACCGACGCGGAGACTTCACCCTGGCTTCAGGCCGCAAGAGCGAGCACTACGTGAACTGCAAACCCGTGAGCCTGAGCGGTTCCGGCCTAGCGCTGATCAGCCGGGCGATGCTCACCCACGTGGAGGCCGATGCGCTGGCCGTGGCTGGTCTCACCCTCGGAGCAGACCCACTGGTGAGCGGTGTTGCCATGGCCGCCGCCGATCGAGGTCGGGAGCTTGATGCGCTGATCGTGCGCAAGGAAGCCAAAGGCCACGGCACCGGTGCCTGGCTGGAGGGTCCGCTCCCTGCCCCCGGGGCACGCATCACCGTTCTGGAAGACGTTGTCACCACAGGAGGCTCATCCCTCAAGGCGGTTCGGCAGCTGCGCGACGCCGGCTACAAGGTGGAGCGGGTCGTCACCATCGTCGACCGGGAAGAAGGGGGTGACGCTGCGATGACGGCTGAAAATCTTGAACTGATCAGCCTTTTCAAGCTGTCTGAAATCGCCGCCTTCACGCCGGCATGA
- a CDS encoding hemolysin family protein, with translation MRLLLLAVLLVLPAFFAAAEVALLRLRPSRVEVLVEEEQAGARSIQRLQRRLRRALLVSQLGATLALVALGWAGRGLGGRLWSDGSVGVAWRDTALFLSIVLLATLVAGLLPKAWVLNRPESSALRLVPLLEVVMRCLAPLLNLLEALAGLLMRLLGLAPQWDVLVPALSAGELETLVESGRVTGLFPDEKNILEGVFALRDTQVREVMVPRSGMVTLPATVRFAEMMEAVHHTRHARFPVIGQSLDDVRGVLDLRQMAEPIARGELQADSLLEPYLQPAVPVLETCTLAELLPMIRSGQPLLLVVDEHGGTEGLVTAADLTGEIVGDEDPAETDEPDLLEEEDCLGAWLVAGDLEIFELNRQLDLDLPEADDHHTLAGFLLERLQHIPSAGEGLHFNGLQFEITAMAGPRIERVRLVLPSSEEDSD, from the coding sequence ATGCGGCTTCTTCTGCTGGCTGTTCTGCTGGTTCTGCCGGCCTTCTTCGCGGCTGCAGAGGTGGCCCTGCTGCGGCTGCGCCCCAGTCGCGTTGAAGTGCTCGTTGAGGAAGAGCAGGCCGGGGCCCGTTCCATCCAGCGTCTTCAGCGACGCCTGCGGCGCGCTCTGCTGGTGTCTCAATTGGGTGCAACCCTTGCTCTGGTGGCCCTTGGCTGGGCTGGCCGTGGTCTGGGGGGGCGGCTCTGGTCGGATGGGTCTGTGGGTGTCGCTTGGCGCGACACAGCCTTGTTCCTCAGCATCGTGTTGCTGGCTACGCTGGTGGCTGGTTTGCTGCCCAAGGCCTGGGTGTTGAACCGTCCGGAATCTTCGGCGCTTCGCCTGGTGCCGCTGCTGGAGGTGGTGATGCGCTGCCTGGCCCCACTGCTCAATCTGCTTGAGGCGCTGGCGGGCCTGTTGATGCGCCTGCTTGGCCTGGCTCCCCAATGGGATGTGCTGGTGCCAGCCCTTTCCGCTGGTGAGCTGGAAACCCTTGTGGAATCTGGACGGGTCACGGGCTTGTTCCCGGATGAGAAGAACATCCTCGAAGGTGTCTTCGCCCTGCGGGACACCCAGGTGCGGGAGGTGATGGTGCCGCGCTCTGGGATGGTCACTCTGCCGGCCACGGTCCGTTTTGCGGAAATGATGGAGGCCGTGCACCACACCCGTCATGCCCGCTTTCCGGTGATCGGCCAGTCGTTGGATGACGTGCGCGGCGTGCTGGATCTGCGTCAGATGGCCGAACCGATCGCACGGGGTGAGCTCCAGGCCGATTCGTTGCTCGAGCCGTATCTCCAGCCTGCGGTGCCCGTGCTGGAGACCTGCACGCTGGCGGAACTGCTGCCGATGATCCGCAGCGGTCAGCCGCTCCTGCTGGTGGTGGATGAACACGGTGGAACCGAGGGTCTGGTGACCGCTGCGGACCTCACCGGAGAAATCGTTGGTGATGAGGATCCCGCCGAGACCGACGAACCGGATCTGCTCGAAGAGGAGGACTGCCTCGGTGCCTGGCTGGTGGCCGGAGATCTGGAGATTTTCGAGCTCAACCGACAGCTCGATCTCGATCTGCCCGAGGCCGATGACCATCACACCCTGGCGGGCTTCCTGCTGGAGCGGCTCCAGCACATTCCGTCCGCGGGGGAAGGGCTTCATTTCAACGGCCTTCAGTTCGAGATCACAGCCATGGCAGGGCCGCGGATCGAGCGGGTCCGGCTTGTTCTCCCCAGCTCAGAGGAAGATTCCGACTGA
- a CDS encoding Gfo/Idh/MocA family protein, with amino-acid sequence MSPDPMVPVKVGVIGIGNMGWHHARVLSLLRDADLVGVADPDAERGKLATEQFGCRWFADYNAMLSEVEAVCIAVPTLLHHPVGLACLRSGVHVLIEKPIAASQDEATALIEAASGAGCLLQVGHIERFNPAFRELTKVVANEEVVVLEARRHSPHSDRANDVSVVLDLMIHDIDLVLELAKAPVVRLAAAGGRSAEGPIDYVNATLGFENGVVASLTASKMSHRKIRSLSAHCRSSLVETDFLNHTLHVHRRAHEWYSADHGELLYRNDGFIEEVSTTSIEPLYAELEHFLQCVRGRETPAVDGLQASRALKLADLIEQAVEHPDTGAPLCAPI; translated from the coding sequence ATGTCTCCCGACCCCATGGTCCCTGTCAAGGTCGGGGTGATCGGCATCGGCAACATGGGCTGGCACCACGCGCGGGTGCTCAGCCTTCTGCGGGATGCCGATCTGGTGGGCGTCGCGGACCCGGATGCTGAGCGCGGCAAGCTCGCCACCGAGCAATTCGGCTGCCGCTGGTTCGCCGATTACAACGCCATGCTCTCGGAGGTGGAGGCCGTCTGCATCGCGGTTCCCACGCTGCTGCATCATCCCGTCGGTCTGGCCTGCCTGCGTTCGGGTGTGCACGTTTTGATTGAAAAGCCGATTGCGGCCAGTCAGGACGAAGCCACCGCACTGATTGAGGCCGCTTCAGGGGCGGGGTGTCTGCTGCAGGTGGGCCATATCGAGCGGTTCAACCCTGCCTTCCGTGAGCTCACCAAGGTGGTGGCCAACGAGGAGGTGGTGGTTCTTGAGGCGCGTCGCCACAGCCCCCACTCCGATCGGGCCAATGACGTCTCCGTGGTGCTGGATCTGATGATCCATGACATCGACCTCGTGCTGGAGCTGGCGAAGGCACCGGTGGTGCGGCTTGCCGCTGCCGGCGGTCGCAGTGCCGAAGGCCCGATCGATTACGTCAACGCCACGTTGGGTTTCGAGAACGGTGTTGTGGCCAGCCTGACGGCGAGCAAGATGAGCCACCGCAAAATCCGCAGCCTCAGTGCCCATTGCCGTTCGAGCCTGGTGGAGACGGACTTCCTCAACCACACCCTGCATGTTCATCGCCGGGCCCACGAGTGGTATTCAGCTGATCACGGCGAGCTGCTGTATCGGAATGACGGCTTCATCGAGGAGGTGAGCACCACCTCGATCGAACCGCTCTATGCCGAGCTCGAGCACTTTCTGCAGTGCGTTCGCGGCCGGGAGACCCCTGCGGTGGATGGTCTTCAGGCTTCGCGGGCTCTCAAGCTGGCAGACCTGATCGAGCAGGCCGTTGAACACCCGGATACGGGGGCGCCCCTGTGCGCACCGATCTGA
- a CDS encoding glycoside hydrolase family 15 protein, with the protein MFVTTTETLPQNHATTLQRLDQSIQRVVLDRQDPISGLLPASTAHTIHGNYGDAWVRDCVYSVQCVWGLALAYRRQQGKNSLRAWELEQRVVALMRGLMRSMMRQAEKVERFKESLNPLDALHAKYDSCTGEPVVADDAWGHLQLDATSLFLLQLAQLTKGDCAVVQSRDEVDFLQNLVHYIARAYRTPDYGIWERGDKGNHGLPERNASSIGMAKAALEALDGLDLYGPHGDGSCILLIPQGAIVRLRRALQGLLPRESASKEADSACLSVIGYPAWAVEDAALVERTGRRIRRELGGAYGYKRFLRDGHQTAVEDVNRLHYEPEELAAFEGIESEWPLFLAFELVTACCERRWEEARRLHSQLKTLAVEQDGERLYPELYQVPASAVDQERLNPGSQERVANTNLPLIWTQSLVWLGEMLLDDLIRPEDIDPCGRREPQSLGADSVLVAMAAETDDVRQALLAAEVPIDPTSMISVQSSDELKQRLKAAGTNPRLELTGRPGHRVETEDTARVYRQDGAISVFTPSVLEDVSSYLADDPEELVETVVDELHLLQRHWRGIGCPLLVIPIRDAALLQHRDVILKLARQLGSGVIESIPVRLGCLSELVDQAQEVQLPPLQQKPVPCSEPAKPLLRDATDLRDLTAAEEQELDDTPIEQLSQRLWNSALLHEQAEVLELLQRRLGPQGIQRSPEGHPVALRTLLEEVYQRGLRCEDWNVVRRCAGAMGMVHPQLEDALTDLLVRQKQVVVGRNYTGDSRLLQPMDSAAIAERIETTSGIDGRERMLEQELLLALDSVARREPALLKGSLTLQLGQLLLLLTSELAVEKILSQDEAFEALCSEAPHAIRKRLRAVLADVDHARAALQRGEQLHVSGRVQWSVPDPLEETPGGGDWLQHRIRLGSFQKVPRDFYAGIWSLLQHCRGLVIGDKLERRNRLNSNLILEKTPGERNFAAQVDHLLSRIKAPEYRQLCSECLLSLMAFVEANPEVRFEDDLALDVVIGHAVRVGWQQSHPSLRPENYPQHKAQAWGQFYRSSPGDCRRWQVTALRELAEQQGLV; encoded by the coding sequence ATGTTTGTGACGACGACGGAAACCCTTCCGCAGAACCACGCCACGACCCTTCAGCGTCTGGATCAATCCATCCAACGCGTGGTCCTCGATCGGCAGGACCCGATCAGCGGCCTGCTCCCCGCCAGCACCGCTCACACCATCCATGGCAACTACGGCGATGCCTGGGTGCGGGACTGCGTCTATTCGGTGCAGTGCGTTTGGGGCCTGGCCCTGGCCTACCGCCGTCAGCAGGGGAAGAACAGCCTGCGCGCCTGGGAGCTGGAGCAGCGGGTGGTGGCCCTCATGCGCGGCCTGATGCGCTCGATGATGCGGCAGGCCGAGAAGGTGGAGCGCTTCAAAGAGAGCCTTAACCCCCTCGACGCCCTTCACGCCAAATACGACAGCTGCACCGGCGAGCCGGTGGTGGCTGACGACGCCTGGGGGCATCTCCAACTCGATGCCACCTCCCTGTTTCTGCTGCAGCTGGCGCAGTTGACCAAGGGCGACTGCGCGGTGGTGCAGAGCCGTGATGAAGTGGATTTCCTCCAGAACCTGGTGCACTACATCGCCAGGGCCTACCGCACCCCCGACTACGGGATCTGGGAACGGGGCGACAAAGGCAACCATGGTTTACCGGAGCGCAATGCCAGCTCCATCGGCATGGCCAAAGCCGCCCTGGAGGCCCTGGATGGGCTTGACCTCTACGGCCCCCATGGCGACGGCAGCTGCATCCTGCTGATTCCCCAGGGGGCCATCGTGCGCCTCCGTCGCGCCCTGCAAGGGCTCCTGCCGCGGGAATCCGCCAGCAAGGAAGCAGACAGTGCCTGCCTCTCAGTGATTGGTTATCCCGCCTGGGCGGTGGAGGATGCCGCCCTGGTGGAGCGCACAGGCCGGCGGATTCGACGGGAACTCGGCGGGGCCTACGGCTACAAACGCTTCCTCCGGGATGGTCACCAGACGGCGGTGGAAGACGTCAACCGTCTGCATTACGAACCGGAGGAGCTCGCCGCCTTTGAAGGAATCGAGTCGGAGTGGCCGTTGTTTCTGGCCTTCGAACTGGTGACCGCATGCTGCGAAAGACGCTGGGAGGAGGCCCGGCGCCTTCACAGCCAGCTCAAGACCCTGGCCGTTGAACAGGACGGGGAACGTCTCTACCCCGAGCTCTATCAGGTCCCGGCCAGTGCCGTCGATCAGGAACGGCTCAATCCAGGCAGCCAAGAGCGGGTGGCCAACACCAACCTGCCGCTGATCTGGACCCAGAGCCTGGTGTGGCTTGGGGAAATGCTGCTGGACGATCTGATCCGTCCCGAGGACATTGACCCCTGTGGACGCAGGGAGCCGCAGTCGCTCGGCGCCGACAGTGTTCTTGTGGCGATGGCTGCGGAGACGGATGACGTGCGCCAGGCACTGCTGGCTGCAGAGGTGCCGATCGACCCAACCTCAATGATTTCCGTGCAGTCGTCCGACGAGCTGAAGCAACGGTTGAAAGCCGCCGGCACCAATCCACGGCTTGAGCTCACCGGGCGCCCCGGGCACCGGGTGGAAACCGAGGACACGGCTCGGGTCTACCGCCAGGACGGCGCCATCAGTGTGTTCACCCCGTCCGTGCTGGAAGACGTCAGCAGCTATCTGGCCGATGACCCGGAGGAGCTGGTGGAAACCGTTGTGGACGAGCTGCATCTGCTGCAACGGCACTGGCGCGGCATTGGATGTCCCCTTCTGGTGATCCCCATTCGCGACGCAGCCCTCCTGCAGCACCGCGATGTCATCCTCAAACTGGCCCGGCAACTCGGCAGCGGCGTCATTGAAAGCATCCCCGTCCGCTTGGGCTGCCTCAGTGAACTGGTGGATCAGGCGCAGGAGGTGCAGCTGCCGCCGCTCCAACAGAAACCGGTTCCATGCTCCGAGCCAGCCAAACCGCTTCTGCGCGACGCCACCGATCTGCGGGATCTGACCGCCGCAGAGGAGCAGGAGCTGGATGACACACCGATCGAACAATTGAGCCAGCGCCTCTGGAACAGTGCTCTGCTGCATGAACAGGCGGAAGTGCTCGAGTTGCTGCAACGGCGTCTTGGCCCCCAGGGGATTCAACGCAGCCCCGAGGGCCATCCCGTGGCCCTGCGCACCCTGCTTGAGGAGGTCTATCAACGGGGCTTGCGTTGTGAAGACTGGAATGTGGTGCGGCGCTGTGCTGGTGCCATGGGGATGGTGCATCCCCAACTCGAAGATGCCCTCACCGATCTGCTCGTGCGCCAGAAACAGGTGGTGGTGGGGCGCAACTACACCGGCGACTCCCGGCTGCTTCAGCCGATGGACAGTGCCGCCATCGCCGAGCGGATTGAAACCACCAGCGGAATCGACGGCCGTGAACGCATGCTCGAACAGGAACTCCTGCTCGCCCTCGACAGCGTGGCGCGGCGGGAGCCCGCGCTGCTGAAGGGGAGCCTCACCCTGCAGCTGGGGCAGCTGCTGCTGCTGCTCACATCAGAACTGGCCGTGGAGAAAATACTGAGTCAGGACGAAGCTTTTGAAGCCCTCTGCAGCGAAGCACCCCACGCGATTCGCAAGCGCTTGCGCGCCGTGCTCGCCGATGTGGACCATGCCAGAGCAGCCCTGCAACGCGGCGAACAGCTGCACGTGAGCGGCCGGGTGCAGTGGTCAGTGCCTGACCCGTTGGAGGAAACACCGGGGGGGGGTGACTGGCTTCAACACCGCATCCGCCTGGGATCCTTCCAGAAAGTTCCCCGCGATTTCTATGCCGGGATCTGGTCGCTGCTGCAGCACTGCCGCGGCCTGGTGATTGGCGACAAGCTGGAACGACGCAATCGCCTCAACAGCAACCTCATTCTCGAGAAAACACCTGGGGAGCGCAATTTCGCCGCCCAGGTCGACCATTTGCTCAGTCGGATCAAGGCACCTGAATACCGACAACTCTGCAGCGAATGCCTGCTTTCGCTGATGGCCTTCGTCGAAGCCAATCCAGAGGTGCGCTTCGAGGATGACCTGGCCCTCGACGTGGTGATCGGTCATGCCGTCCGGGTGGGCTGGCAGCAGAGCCATCCCTCTCTGCGTCCAGAGAACTACCCGCAACACAAGGCCCAGGCCTGGGGGCAGTTTTATCGGTCCTCACCCGGTGACTGCCGCCGCTGGCAGGTCACGGCGTTGCGGGAACTGGCCGAACAGCAGGGGCTGGTGTAA
- a CDS encoding WecB/TagA/CpsF family glycosyltransferase — protein MDSVSTAPDDRRRCQVLGVPVDACRDVCAAALGLHSRGGGRIVTLNAEMTMSARADAALGQAIGTADLVIPDGAGVVWALGRQQIRVVKTAGIELAWTLLEYAAAHQWRVALVGATPEVMATLRAELPQSIRGLNLALAVDGYQAPEAWQGVEAQLRALKPDLVLVALGVPRQETWSERVAAGQPGLWMGVGGSFDVWAGIKKRAPSWMCRMQLEWLYRLIQEPSRWRRMLLLPAFALKVIRLG, from the coding sequence ATGGACTCTGTCAGCACCGCCCCCGACGACCGTCGCCGTTGCCAGGTGCTCGGCGTGCCGGTGGATGCCTGCCGTGATGTCTGTGCAGCTGCTCTCGGTCTGCATTCACGGGGCGGCGGACGCATCGTCACCCTCAACGCTGAGATGACGATGTCGGCTCGGGCCGATGCCGCTTTGGGGCAGGCGATCGGAACCGCTGATCTGGTGATCCCGGATGGAGCGGGAGTGGTCTGGGCCCTGGGCCGTCAGCAGATCCGGGTTGTCAAAACTGCCGGCATTGAACTGGCGTGGACCTTGCTGGAGTACGCCGCAGCCCACCAATGGCGTGTGGCGCTGGTGGGGGCGACACCTGAGGTGATGGCAACACTGCGTGCGGAGTTGCCGCAAAGCATCCGTGGCCTCAACCTTGCGCTCGCGGTGGACGGTTATCAAGCTCCCGAGGCCTGGCAGGGCGTTGAAGCTCAGCTCAGGGCGTTGAAACCTGATCTCGTTCTGGTGGCCCTGGGGGTGCCGCGCCAGGAAACCTGGTCCGAACGAGTGGCGGCCGGCCAGCCTGGACTGTGGATGGGTGTCGGCGGCAGTTTTGACGTCTGGGCCGGCATCAAAAAACGCGCCCCTAGTTGGATGTGCCGGATGCAGCTTGAGTGGCTGTATCGGCTCATTCAGGAACCGTCACGCTGGCGACGCATGCTGTTGCTGCCAGCGTTTGCTTTGAAGGTGATCCGGTTGGGCTGA
- a CDS encoding photosystem II reaction center protein K, whose amino-acid sequence MAAFTLDLLAQLPEAYQAFSPLIDILPLIPVFFLLLAFVWQASVGFR is encoded by the coding sequence ATGGCCGCCTTCACCCTCGACCTGCTGGCACAGCTGCCCGAGGCCTATCAGGCCTTCTCTCCGCTGATCGACATTCTTCCGTTGATCCCGGTCTTCTTCCTGCTCCTGGCCTTCGTTTGGCAGGCCTCTGTGGGCTTCCGCTGA